A portion of the Calliphora vicina chromosome 5, idCalVici1.1, whole genome shotgun sequence genome contains these proteins:
- the Fib gene encoding rRNA 2'-O-methyltransferase fibrillarin, with protein sequence MGKPGFSPRGGGEGGGRGGGGFGGRGGGGGFGGGGGGGFGGRGGGGRGGGDRGGRGRGGGGGFGGRGGGGGFGGRGGGGSRGGFGGRGGGGDRGGRGRGGGRGGGGRGGGAGGFKGGKTVVIEPHRHEGVFIARGKEDALVTRNFVPGSEVYGEKRISVETNGEKVEYRVWNPFRSKLAAAILGGVDKVHMPPGSKVLYLGAASGTTVSHVSDIVGPEGLVYAVEFSHRSGRDLINVAKKRTNIIPIIEDARHPHKYRMLVGMVDTIFADVAQPDQGRIVALNAQHFLKNGGHFVISIKASCIDSTAQPEAVFAAEVKKMQADKLKPQEQITLEPYERDHAVVVGVYRPPAKSS encoded by the coding sequence atgggtAAACCAGGATTCTCACCCAGAGGTGGTGGCGAAGGAGGAGGCCGTGGCGGCGGTGGATTTGGTGGCCGTGGAGGCGGTGGTGGCTTTGGAGGCGGCGGTGGTGGCGGCTTCGGTGGTCGTGGAGGTGGTGGCCGTGGCGGCGGTGATCGCGGAGGTCGTGGCCGTGGAGGCGGTGGTGGATTTGGTGGCCGTGGAGGCGGCGGTGGCTTTGGAGGTCGTGGTGGTGGCGGAAGCCGCGGTGGATTTGGAGGTAGAGGAGGCGGTGGTGATCGCGGAGGTCGTGGCCGTGGAGGTGGTCGCGGTGGTGGTGGCCGTGGAGGCGGTGCTGGAGGTTTCAAAGGTGGTAAAACAGTTGTTATTGAACCCCATCGTCATGAAGGTGTTTTCATTGCTCGTGGCAAAGAAGATGCTTTGGTTACACGCAATTTCGTACCTGGCTCCGAAGTATATGGAGAGAAACGTATTTCAGTCGAAACAAATGGTGAGAAAGTTGAATACAGAGTATGGAATCCTTTCCGTTCAAAGTTAGCTGCCGCCATTTTGGGTGGTGTTGACAAAGTACATATGCCTCCAGGCTCCAAAGTATTGTATTTGGGTGCTGCTTCTGGTACAACAGTCTCCCACGTTTCTGACATTGTGGGCCCTGAAGGTTTAGTTTATGCCGTAGAATTCTCACATCGTTCTGGTCGTGATTTAATAAATGTAGCAAAGAAACGTACAAACATCATACCCATCATCGAAGATGCCCGTCATCCCCACAAATATCGCATGCTCGTCGGTATGGTCGATACAATTTTCGCTGATGTTGCCCAACCCGATCAAGGACGTATTGTTGCTTTGAATGCACAACATTTCCTTAAGAATGGCGGCCATTTTGTTATATCCATCAAAGCCTCCTGCATTGATTCAACAGCCCAGCCCGAAGCTGTATTCGCTGCTGAAGTCAAAAAGATGCAAGCTGACAAATTGAAACCTCAGGAACAGATTACACTTGAACCTTATGAACGTGATCACGCTGTAGTCGTTGGTGTTTACAGACCGCCTGCTAAGAGCTCATAA
- the RpL29 gene encoding large ribosomal subunit protein eL29 — protein MAKSKNHTNHNQNRKAHRNGIKRPMRKRHESTLGMDVKFLTNQRFARKNNLSRAEADKRFKERVAAQSGTKKPVSLQ, from the exons ATGGCCAAGTCAAAGAATCACACCAACCACAACCAAAACCGCAAGGCCCATCGCAATGGCATCAAGCGCCCAATGCGTAAACGCCACGAATCTACCTTGGGT ATGGATGTTAAATTCTTAACCAACCAACGTTTTGCCCGCAAGAACAACTTGTCTCGCGCTGAAGCTGACAAGCGTTTCAAGGAACGCGTTGCCGCTCAATCTGGCACCAAGAAGCCCGTTTCCCTACAATAG
- the LOC135962236 gene encoding queuosine 5'-phosphate N-glycosylase/hydrolase — protein MTQVPLLPRESGEFIVKNAQYIKIKPEGIENLTKEIIKGIQEKRIDVNNFSQHDLHPKPTDDFALEWIFVVDTLNFCFWTPADYTKYKVMGHTGYFALCAALNRAMKEGLDITNAEYYSKITLETVKHIFRSDDGETMVPLLEKRLQCFHEVGNRLLEKWQGKFENVVKAAEGSALNLLKLIVQEFPCFRDEADFCGQRVSIYKRAQILVGDVWACFRGEGMGSFKDLYHITMFADYRVPQVLVHFGSLEYNEELAKVLKSDQLLKNGDPMEVEIRGASIYIVEQVKDKVLQELKEKHPAVSKDHVNSILIDHFLWDYRRQHASELEYIPFHKVLSVYY, from the exons atgacTCAAGTCCCTTTGTTACCCCGAGAATCTGGCGAATTTATAGTAAAAAATGCccaatacattaaaataaaaccagAAGGCATTGAAAATCTCaccaaagaaataataaaaggtATACAGGAAAAACGCATCGATGTAAACAACTTTTCGCAACACGATCTGCATCCCAAACCAACAGATGATTTTGCATTGGAATGGATTTTTGTGGTGGACACTTTGAACTTTTGCTTCTGGACACCCG CGGACTATACCAAATACAAGGTAATGGGCCATACCGGTTATTTTGCTTTGTGTGCAGCCCTTAATCGAGCTATGAAGGAAGGTTTGGACATTACAAATGCAGAATATTATAGTAAAATAACATTGGAAACTGTTAAGCATATCTTTCGTTCGGATGATGGCGAAACAATGGTGCCTTTGTTAGAAAAACGTCTGCAATGTTTTCATGAAGTGGGCAACAGGCTATTGGAAAAGTGGCagggaaaatttgaaaatgttgttaaagCTGCAGAAGGTTCagctttaaatttattaaaattaattgttcaAGAATTTCCGTGCTTTAGAGATGAAGCGGATTTTTGCGGTCAACGTGTATCGATTTATAAAAGGGCTCAGATTTTGGTGGGAGATGTATGGGCCTGCTTTAGGGGTGAAGGTATGGGATCTTTTAAGGATTTGTATCACATTACCATGTTTGCCGACTATCGGGTACCTCAGGTATTGGTACACTTTGGTTCCTTGGAATATAATGAAGAGTTAGCAAAAGTCTTAAAATCCGACCAGCTGCTTAAGAATGGAGATCCCATGGAAGTGGAAATAAGAGGTGCCTCCATTTATATAGTAGAACAAGTTAAGGATAAAGTTCTACaagaattaaaagaaaaacatccAGCTGTTTCCAAAGATCATGtaaattccattttaattgATCATTTCCTATGGGACTATAGACGCCAACATGCCAGTGAACTGGAATATATACCATTCCATAAAGTTTTAAGTGTCTACTATTAA
- the LOC135962235 gene encoding cytosolic non-specific dipeptidase-like: MSDLPSDLNQLFKFVDENKLKYIDALKVAVAIQSVSVWPEKRGEVDRMVRWTEDKLKNLGAETILADIGLETLPSGEVIPLPKVLLGTLGKDPKKKTVLVYGHLDVQPALKEDGWATEPFELTEIDGKLYGRGSTDDKGPVLCWIHAIEAYQKLNIDLPVNVKFVLEGMEESDSEGLADLLMSLKNDFLENVDYVCISDNYWLGKTKPCLTYGLRGLVYYTIEIECAQKDLHSGVFGGTVHEAMPDLCWLLSTLVDKDTNILIPGIERDVAPLLHNEHEIYDKIDHDVKDYKNDIGATSLPHKEDKTQLLMHRWRYPSLSIHGIEGAFSEAGAKTVIPAKVIGKFSMRLVANQDVDNITECVIKYLNEKWAERGSPNKMKVKLLSSAKPWSGDPNHPHFEAAKRAIQHVFHMEPDMTREGCSIPITLTLEEATGKCVILVPVGSGDDGAHSQKEKIDIYNYIEGTKLLGAYLYEVGKLN; encoded by the exons atgtCAGATCTACCGAGTGATCTTAACCAGTTATTCAA ATTTGTtgatgaaaataaattgaaatatattgatGCTTTAAAAGTAGCCGTAGCCATACAATCAGTTTCTGTATGGCCTGAAAAACGTGGAGAAGTTGATCGTATGGTACGATGGACCGAAGATAAATTGAAGAATTTGGGTGCCGAAACCATATTGGCTGATATCGGTTTAGAAACACTGCCAAGTGGAGAAGTAATTCCTTTACCCAAAGTCTTATTAGGTACACTGGGAaag GATCCTAAAAAGAAGACTGTTTTAGTTTATGGTCACTTGGATGTTCAGCCCGCCCTTAAAGAAGATGGCTGGGCCACAGAGCCCTTCGAGTTAACTGAAATAGATGGCAAACTATATGGTCGTGGTTCTACTGATGACAAAGGTCCTGTTCTTTGTTGGATTCATGCCATTGAAGCCTATCAAAAGTTGAATATTGATTTACCAGTCAATGTTAAATTTGTTCTGGAGGGTATGGAGGAAAGTGATAGTGAAGGTTTAGCTGACCTCCTTATGAGTCTGAAAAATGATTTCTTGGAAAATGTCGATTACGTTTGCATTTCGGACAATTATTGGTTGGGCAAAACAAAACCCTGCCTAACGTATGGTCTACGTGGTTTGGTCTACtataccattgaaattgaatgtGCCCAAAAGGATTTACATAGTGGTGTATTCGGTGGTACCGTTCACGAAGCTATGCCGGATTTATGCTGGTTGCTAAGCACTTTGGTGGATAAAGATACTAATATTCTAATACCGGGTATTGAAAGAGAT GTTGCACCATTGTTACACAATGAACACGAAATTTACGATAAAATTGATCATGATGTTAAAGATTACAA GAATGATATCGGTGCCACTAGTTTACCTCACAAGGAGGACAAAACACAATTGTTGATGCACAGATGGCGTTATCCCTCTTTGTCGATACACGGCATTGAAGGTGCTTTCTCGGAAGCCGGTGCTAAGACTGTTATTCCCGCCAAGGTTATTGGTAAATTCTCAATGCGTTTAGTAGCAAATCAAGATGTCGACAACATTACCgaatgtgttataaaatatttaaatgagaaGTGGGCTGAACGTGGTTCACCCAACAAAATGAAGGTAAAACTATTAAGTTCCGCTAAACCTTGGTCTGGAGATCCCAATCATCCTCACTTTGAAGCTGCTAAACGAGCTATACAGCATGTCTTCCACATGGAGCCTGATATGACACGCGAAGGATGTTCTATACCCATTACTTTGACTTTGGAAGAGGCAACTGGAAAATGTGTCATTCTAGTGCCCGTGGGTTCTGGTGATGACGGTGCCCATTCACAAAAGGAAAAGAttgatatttataattatattgaAGGT aCCAAACTTTTGGGTGCTTATTTATATGAAGTTggcaaattgaattaa
- the LOC135962233 gene encoding cytosolic non-specific dipeptidase-like — protein sequence MSDLPSDLNQLFKFVDENKLKYIDALKVAVAIQSVSVWPEKRGEIDRMVRWTEDKLNNLGAETILADIGLETLPSGEEIPLPKVLLGTLGKDPKKKTVLVYGHLDVQPALKEDGWDTEPFELTEIDGKLYGRGSTDDKGPILCWIHAIEAFQRLNIDLPVNVKFVLEGMEESDSEGLEDLLMSLKNDFLENVDYVCISDNYWLGKAKPCLTYGLRGLVYYTIEIECAQKDLHSGVFGGTVHEAMPDLCWLLSTLVDKDTNILIPGIERDIAPLLHNEMEIYDNIDFDVKDYKSDVGATTLPHKEDKTQLLMHRWRYASLSIHGIEGAFSEAGAKTVIPAKVIGKFSMRLVDNQDPDHITECVVKYLNEKWAERGSPNKMNVKLVNSAKPWSGNPNHPHFEAAKRATNHVFHMDPDMTREGGSIPIALTLEEATGKSVILVPVGACDDGAHSQKEKIDIYNYIEGTKLLGAYLYEVGKLN from the exons atgtCAGATCTACCGAGTGATCTTAACCAGTTATTCAA ATTTGTTGatgaaaataaactgaaatataTTGATGCTTTAAAAGTAGCCGTAGCCATACAATCAGTTTCTGTATGGCCTGAAAAACGTGGAGAAATTGATCGTATGGTACGATGGACCGAAgataaattgaataatttgggTGCCGAAACCATATTGGCTGATATCGGTTTAGAAACACTGCCAAGTGGAGAAGAAATTCCTTTACCCAAAGTCTTATTGGGTACACTAGGAaag GATCCTAAAAAGAAGACTGTTTTAGTGTATGGTCACTTGGATGTTCAACCCGCCCTTAAGGAAGATGGCTGGGACACAGAACCCTTCGAGTTAACCGAAATAGACGGGAAACTTTATGGTCGTGGGTCTACTGACGACAAAGGTCCCATTCTTTGTTGGATTCATGCCATTGAAGCCTTCCAAAGGTTGAATATTGACTTACCAGTCAATGTTAAATTTGTTCTGGAGGGTATGGAGGAAAGCGACAGTGAAGGTTTAGAAGACCTCCTCATGAGTCTGAAAAATGATTTCTTAGAAAATGTGGATTACGTTTGCATTTCGGACAATTATTGGTTGGGCAAAGCAAAACCCTGTCTAACGTATGGTCTACGTGGTTTGGTCTACtataccattgaaattgaatgtGCCCAAAAGGATTTACATAGTGGTGTATTCGGTGGTACCGTACACGAAGCCATGCCGGATTTATGCTGGTTGCTGAGCACTTTGGTGGATAAAGATACTAATATTCTAATACCGGGTATTGAAAGAGAT attGCCCCATTGTTACACAATGAAATGGAAATTTACGATAACATTGATTTTGATGTTAAAGATTACAA GAGTGATGTCGGTGCCACTACTCTACCCCACAAGGAGGACAAAACACAACTGTTGATGCACAGATGGCGTTATGCCTCTTTATCGATTCACGGCATTGAAGGTGCTTTCTCGGAAGCCGGTGCTAAGACTGTTATACCCGCCAAGGTTATTGGTAAATTCTCGATGCGTTTAGTAGACAATCAAGATCCCGACCACATTACCGAAtgtgttgtaaaatatttaaatgagaaGTGGGCTGAACGTGGTTCACCCAACAAAATGAATGTGAAACTGGTAAATTCCGCTAAACCTTGGTCTGGAAATCCCAATCATCCTCACTTTGAAGCTGCTAAACGAGCTACAAATCATGTATTCCACATGGATCCTGATATGACTCGCGAAGGAGGTTCTATACCCATTGCTTTGACATTGGAAGAGGCAACTGGAAAAAGTGTCATTCTAGTGCCCGTGGGTGCTTGTGATGACGGTGCCCATTCACAAAAGGAAAAGAttgatatttataattatattgaAGGT aCCAAACTTTTGGGTGCTTATTTATATGAAGTTGGAAAATTGAATTAA